The following are encoded together in the Macadamia integrifolia cultivar HAES 741 chromosome 10, SCU_Mint_v3, whole genome shotgun sequence genome:
- the LOC122092162 gene encoding AP-5 complex subunit mu isoform X2, with amino-acid sequence MLGCSMRALWILNSQDVVVFSRRFSVVERQWRLACKKENESSRSENLQNGVLLLLPSDSEFVAAFVERKKREGSARGFGVRVSQSAEGSDSWVDDPITRHIISLQINKDEEGESFLLWPLVLHVKGPYYILVLPLVEPSHLKAYERMCKKSDCGTSVGEEGSLSSLLLDLPCITGAFMVAHALGDVITGDFVDPEVVVSASPSVGGLLDSLTGSIGISGMSARKPVAAPVATSTSLGTAVTGSVASDAPKSGSRPADKDVLLSFISSAMPFGTPLDLNFSNISAIKANGFSSADLPPSDVKQPAWKPYLYKGKQRILFTIHETVYAAMYDRDEIPDIISISGQINCRAELEGLPDVSFPLAGLNTSHIEVLSFHPCAQVPEQGVDRQSVMFSPPLGNFVLMRYQALCGIGPPIKGFYQLSMVSEDEGAFLFKLRLMEGYKAPLTMEFCSVTMPFPRRKIVSFDGNPSIGTVSTAEHSVEWKIITAGRGVTGKSIEATFPGTIKFAPRQIQRLPSLSGSVQGSIAEEDSDVEPENSSNMVNVEEFLMEKMNKDLPSVDLEEPFCWQAYNYAKGQLLCLGSSLESSHFAPKRKNAEGVF; translated from the exons ATGCTTGGCTGTAGCATGAGAGCTCTCTGGATCCTCAACAGCCAAGATGTTGTCGTCTTCTCTAG gAGGTTCTCGGTGGTTGAGAGGCAGTGGCGGTTAGCTTGCAAAAAGGAGAACGAGAGCTCTAGGTCGGAGAATCTTCAGAACGGCGTATTACTGTTACTTCCATCTGATTCAGAGTTTGTTGCTGCTTTtgtagagagaaagaagag AGAAGGTTCCGCCCGTGGTTTTGGCGTACGTGTCAGTCAATCAGCTGAAGGATCAGATTCCTGGGTTGATGATCCTATTACACGTCATATTATCAGCCTTCAAATCAACAAAGATGAGGAAGGAGAGAGTTTTTTGTTATGGCCATTGGTTTTGCATGTAAAGGGCCCCTACTACATTCTTGTATTACCTTTGGTTGAACCCTCCCATTTAAAAGCATACGAAAGGATGTGTAAAAAATCTGACTGTGGAACTTCCGTTGGCGAAGAGGGAAGTCTATCATCCCTCCTGCTTGATCTTCCTTGCATCACAGG TGCATTTATGGTGGCACATGCTCTGGGCGATGTAATCACGGGTGATTTTGTGGATCCTGAGGTGGTTGTGAGTGCGTCTCCTTCAGTGGGAGGATTGCTGGATTCTTTAACTGGCAGTATAGGGATATCAGGCATGTCTGCTCGAAAACCTGTGGCTGCACCTGTTGCAACTTCCACTTCTTTAGGCACTGCTGTGACTGGATCTGTCGCATCAGATGCTCCAAAAAGTGGTTCGAGGCCCGCTGACAAAGATGTGCTTCTCTCTTTTATAAGTAGCGCGATGCCCTTTG GGACACCTTTGGACCTCAACTTCTCCAACATTTCTGCTATTAAGGCGAATGGCTTTTCTTCAGCAGATTTACCTCCTTCAGACGTTAAGCAACCAGCATGGAAGCCATATCTATACAAAGGAAAGCAGCGAATATTGTTCACAATTCATGAAACAGTCTATGCAGCAATGTATGATCGGGATGAGATTCCAGATATTATATCAATTTCAGGTCAAATAAACTGCAGAGCAGAGTTAGAAGGATTGCCTGATGTGTCATTCCCTTTGGCAGGCTTGAATACTTCTCATATAGAAGTTTTATCTTTCCATCCTTGTGCTCAAGTCCCTGAACAAGGTGTTGATAGGCAGTCAGTGATGTTTTCACCACCACTTGGAAATTTTGTTTTAATGCGTTATCAGGCCTTGTGCGGAATTGGACCTCCAATAAAAGGATTTTATCAGCTTTCAATGGTTTCTGAAGATGAAGGTGCATTCTTATTCAAGTTGCGCCTGATGGAAGGTTACAAAGCCCCACTAACTATGGAGTTTTGTTCTGTGACTATGCCTTTTCCTAGGAGAAAAATTGTATCATTTGATGGCAATCCTTCTATTGGGACAGTTTCAACAGCAGAGCATTCGGTTGAATGGAAAATTATAACTGCTGGACGAGGTGTTACTGGAAAAAGTATTGAAGCAACTTTTCCAGGAACGATCAAGTTTGCACCAAGGCAGATTCAAAGACTCCCTTCCTTGTCTGGGTCAGTTCAAGGAAGTATAGCTGAAGAAGATAGTGACGTTGAACCAGAAAATTCTAGTAATATGGTAAATGTGGAGGAATTCTTAATGGAGAAAATGAACAAGGATCTCCCGTCTGTTGATTTAGAAGAACCATTTTGCTGGCAGGCATACAATTACGCGAAA GGGCAATTGCTTTGCCtgggttcgagtcttgagagcagccactttgcgccaaaaagaaaaaatgccgAAG GTGTCTTTTAA
- the LOC122092162 gene encoding AP-5 complex subunit mu isoform X1 yields MLGCSMRALWILNSQDVVVFSRRFSVVERQWRLACKKENESSRSENLQNGVLLLLPSDSEFVAAFVERKKREGSARGFGVRVSQSAEGSDSWVDDPITRHIISLQINKDEEGESFLLWPLVLHVKGPYYILVLPLVEPSHLKAYERMCKKSDCGTSVGEEGSLSSLLLDLPCITGAFMVAHALGDVITGDFVDPEVVVSASPSVGGLLDSLTGSIGISGMSARKPVAAPVATSTSLGTAVTGSVASDAPKSGSRPADKDVLLSFISSAMPFGTPLDLNFSNISAIKANGFSSADLPPSDVKQPAWKPYLYKGKQRILFTIHETVYAAMYDRDEIPDIISISGQINCRAELEGLPDVSFPLAGLNTSHIEVLSFHPCAQVPEQGVDRQSVMFSPPLGNFVLMRYQALCGIGPPIKGFYQLSMVSEDEGAFLFKLRLMEGYKAPLTMEFCSVTMPFPRRKIVSFDGNPSIGTVSTAEHSVEWKIITAGRGVTGKSIEATFPGTIKFAPRQIQRLPSLSGSVQGSIAEEDSDVEPENSSNMVNVEEFLMEKMNKDLPSVDLEEPFCWQAYNYAKVSFKIVGATLSGMSIDPKSMSIYPAVKAPVEFSTQVYSGDYILWNTLGRCPVAALPKV; encoded by the exons ATGCTTGGCTGTAGCATGAGAGCTCTCTGGATCCTCAACAGCCAAGATGTTGTCGTCTTCTCTAG gAGGTTCTCGGTGGTTGAGAGGCAGTGGCGGTTAGCTTGCAAAAAGGAGAACGAGAGCTCTAGGTCGGAGAATCTTCAGAACGGCGTATTACTGTTACTTCCATCTGATTCAGAGTTTGTTGCTGCTTTtgtagagagaaagaagag AGAAGGTTCCGCCCGTGGTTTTGGCGTACGTGTCAGTCAATCAGCTGAAGGATCAGATTCCTGGGTTGATGATCCTATTACACGTCATATTATCAGCCTTCAAATCAACAAAGATGAGGAAGGAGAGAGTTTTTTGTTATGGCCATTGGTTTTGCATGTAAAGGGCCCCTACTACATTCTTGTATTACCTTTGGTTGAACCCTCCCATTTAAAAGCATACGAAAGGATGTGTAAAAAATCTGACTGTGGAACTTCCGTTGGCGAAGAGGGAAGTCTATCATCCCTCCTGCTTGATCTTCCTTGCATCACAGG TGCATTTATGGTGGCACATGCTCTGGGCGATGTAATCACGGGTGATTTTGTGGATCCTGAGGTGGTTGTGAGTGCGTCTCCTTCAGTGGGAGGATTGCTGGATTCTTTAACTGGCAGTATAGGGATATCAGGCATGTCTGCTCGAAAACCTGTGGCTGCACCTGTTGCAACTTCCACTTCTTTAGGCACTGCTGTGACTGGATCTGTCGCATCAGATGCTCCAAAAAGTGGTTCGAGGCCCGCTGACAAAGATGTGCTTCTCTCTTTTATAAGTAGCGCGATGCCCTTTG GGACACCTTTGGACCTCAACTTCTCCAACATTTCTGCTATTAAGGCGAATGGCTTTTCTTCAGCAGATTTACCTCCTTCAGACGTTAAGCAACCAGCATGGAAGCCATATCTATACAAAGGAAAGCAGCGAATATTGTTCACAATTCATGAAACAGTCTATGCAGCAATGTATGATCGGGATGAGATTCCAGATATTATATCAATTTCAGGTCAAATAAACTGCAGAGCAGAGTTAGAAGGATTGCCTGATGTGTCATTCCCTTTGGCAGGCTTGAATACTTCTCATATAGAAGTTTTATCTTTCCATCCTTGTGCTCAAGTCCCTGAACAAGGTGTTGATAGGCAGTCAGTGATGTTTTCACCACCACTTGGAAATTTTGTTTTAATGCGTTATCAGGCCTTGTGCGGAATTGGACCTCCAATAAAAGGATTTTATCAGCTTTCAATGGTTTCTGAAGATGAAGGTGCATTCTTATTCAAGTTGCGCCTGATGGAAGGTTACAAAGCCCCACTAACTATGGAGTTTTGTTCTGTGACTATGCCTTTTCCTAGGAGAAAAATTGTATCATTTGATGGCAATCCTTCTATTGGGACAGTTTCAACAGCAGAGCATTCGGTTGAATGGAAAATTATAACTGCTGGACGAGGTGTTACTGGAAAAAGTATTGAAGCAACTTTTCCAGGAACGATCAAGTTTGCACCAAGGCAGATTCAAAGACTCCCTTCCTTGTCTGGGTCAGTTCAAGGAAGTATAGCTGAAGAAGATAGTGACGTTGAACCAGAAAATTCTAGTAATATGGTAAATGTGGAGGAATTCTTAATGGAGAAAATGAACAAGGATCTCCCGTCTGTTGATTTAGAAGAACCATTTTGCTGGCAGGCATACAATTACGCGAAA GTGTCTTTTAAGATTGTGGGAGCAACACTTTCAGGAATGTCGATTGATCCGAAATCG ATGAGCATTTATCCAGCTGTTAAAGCACCAGTGGAGTTCTCAACTCAG GTTTACTCTGGAGATTACATTTTGTGGAATACTTTGGGAAGATGTCCAGTTGCTGCATTGCCAAAAGTATAA
- the LOC122092163 gene encoding glutathione synthetase, chloroplastic-like gives MTHSPFSLLPISFPRSNWQQACELAPLFNELVDRVSLDGEFLQESLSRTKEADVFTRRLLDIHSKMLEINKREEIRLGLHRSDYMLDAQTNSLLQVELNTISTSSIAPGCIVSELHRNLINQNGKLLGLDSGNIPRNNNVSQYAEALAKAWIEYNNSRAVILAVVQADEHNMYDQLWLLSILKERYGVTVIRKTLTEIDADAVLLPDGTLLVGDREVAVVYFRAGYTPRDYPSESEWRARLLMEQSSAVKCPSISYHLVGTKKIQQELAKPNVLERFIENEDDIEKLRKCFAGLWDLDDSNAVKNAIKRPELFVIKPQREGGGNNIYGDDVRETLLKLEKERSEERAAYILMQRIFPFTAPACLVRDGSCHQVNSVSEVGIFGAYLRNKEKVIMNDECGYLIRTKGSTANEGGVISGYAVIDIIYLT, from the exons ATGACTCACTCCCCATTTTCTCTATTGCCCATATCCTTTCCTCGATCTAATTGGCAGCAAGCCTGTGAATTAGCCCCTCTTTTCAATGAGCTCGTTGATCGTGTCAGCTTAGATGGTGAATTTCTACAGGAATCGCTCTCcag GACAAAAGAAGCAGATGTTTTCACCCGCAGACTCTTAGATATTCACTCCAAAATGCTTGAGATCAACAAAAGAGAG GAAATTCGTTTGGGTTTGCATCGTTCAGATTATATGCTTGATGCTCAGACTAATTCACTTCTTCAAGTAGAGCTCAACACTATTTCAACTTCATCAATTGCTCCTGGTTGTATTGTTAGTGAGCTTCACAG GAACTTAATCAATCAAAATGGAAAGCTCCTTGGGTTAGATTCTGGAAACATCCCTAGAAACAACAATGTCAGTCAGTATGCAGAGGCATTAGCTAAAGCTTGGATTGAGTACAACAACTCCAG GGCTGTCATTTTGGCTGTAGTTCAAGCTGATGAACACAATATGTATGACCAGCTTTGGCTTCTCTCCATTTTGAAAGAGAG ATATGGCGTAACAGTAATTCGTAAAACATTGACAGAAATAGATGCTGATGCGGTGCTTCTGCCAGATGGGACTCTTCTTGT AGGTGATCGAGAAGTTGCGGTTGTATATTTCAGAGCTGGGTATACACCGCGTGATTATCCTTCAGAATCA GAATGGAGAGCAAGGCTACTGATGGAGCAGTCCTCTGCTGTCAAATGCCCATCTATTTCCTATCATTTAGTTGGAACTAAGAAGATACAACAAGAGCTAGCAAAACCCAATGTGCTTGAGAG GTTCATTGAGAACGAGGATGACATTGAAAAACTACGTAAATGCTTCGCAGGGTTGTGGGATTTGGATGACTCTAATGCTGTGAAGAATGCAATTAAAAGACCTGAACTGTTTGTTATCAAACCCCAACGAGAAGGAGGAG GGAACAACATCTATGGCGATGATGTGAGAGAAACCCTACTGAAATTAGAGAAGGAAAGGAGTGAAGAACGTGCAGCCTATATTCTTATGCAAAGGATTTTCCCCTTTACTGCTCCTGCATGTCTGGTCAGAGATGGATCTTGTCATCAAGTAAATAGTGTATCAGAAGTTGGGATTTTTGGTGCTTATCTAAG GAACAAAGAGAAGGTGATCATGAATGATGAGTGTGGTTACTTGATCAGGACTAAGGGTTCTACAGCAAATGAAGGTGGAGTTATTTCTGGATATGCTGTGATAGATATCATATATTTGACTTAA